One Novosphingobium sp. G106 DNA segment encodes these proteins:
- a CDS encoding SPOR domain-containing protein, translating into MSRMTVRYAITGALAVGLLAGCAGSSHMARAGDHAVRTAKNQSRSINAAEQTVAQAPNDAAARLALGQAYLDAGRFQSAATTFSDAIQLGDSSSSVQLRLALARIGAGDMRGAAAVLDQARDTIQPADRGLALALAGQTGRGVAVLIDALRGGENSPKLRQNLAYAYALNGQWREARVAMSQDVPADQIDDRIGDWAAMSRPEDVQRRVASLLAVPVGVADAGQPVALALSGVAEPKEQRAEAEPAPVTRTADAELPAIGETPAPAVAAVPAPASAEFATAFAAQPQSNYVAQPVVQPAAQVAVADYAAKPSLQAAPARASRVAAFTRAVAERPSAPKLAAPRKDASRPMAWPAAVKNGTHLVQLGSFSSEANARRAVGILTARSPELRGYQMTITPAVVNGKNFWRVAAAGFNGGSASSLCSGLKSRGNVCFAYAANRAPAGQVQPSFAVNLGGGRARAR; encoded by the coding sequence ATGTCTCGCATGACCGTTCGCTACGCGATCACCGGTGCTCTCGCCGTTGGTCTGCTCGCCGGCTGCGCCGGTTCGAGCCACATGGCCCGCGCCGGCGATCATGCCGTCCGGACCGCCAAGAACCAGAGCCGTTCGATCAACGCCGCCGAACAAACCGTCGCGCAGGCCCCGAACGACGCCGCTGCGCGCCTCGCGCTCGGCCAGGCCTATCTCGACGCCGGCCGCTTCCAGTCGGCCGCCACGACCTTCTCCGACGCGATCCAGCTCGGTGACAGTAGTAGTTCGGTGCAATTGCGCCTGGCGCTGGCCCGCATCGGTGCTGGCGACATGCGCGGCGCGGCTGCCGTGCTCGACCAAGCGCGCGACACGATCCAGCCGGCCGATCGCGGCCTTGCACTGGCGCTTGCCGGGCAGACCGGTCGCGGCGTCGCGGTGCTGATCGATGCCCTGCGCGGCGGCGAGAATTCGCCGAAGCTGCGCCAGAACCTCGCTTATGCCTATGCGCTCAACGGCCAGTGGCGCGAAGCGCGAGTCGCCATGTCGCAGGACGTGCCGGCCGACCAGATCGACGACCGCATCGGTGACTGGGCAGCGATGAGCCGCCCCGAGGACGTGCAGCGCCGCGTCGCCAGCCTGCTCGCCGTGCCCGTCGGCGTGGCCGATGCCGGTCAGCCCGTAGCGCTTGCGCTCAGCGGTGTGGCCGAGCCGAAGGAACAGCGCGCCGAAGCGGAGCCCGCGCCGGTCACCCGGACTGCCGATGCCGAACTGCCAGCGATCGGCGAGACTCCGGCTCCGGCCGTTGCTGCCGTACCGGCGCCGGCTTCGGCCGAATTCGCCACGGCCTTCGCTGCGCAGCCGCAATCGAACTATGTCGCCCAGCCGGTGGTTCAGCCGGCGGCCCAGGTCGCTGTGGCCGACTATGCGGCCAAGCCTTCGTTGCAGGCCGCGCCCGCCCGGGCGAGCCGCGTCGCTGCTTTCACGCGCGCCGTTGCCGAACGGCCGAGCGCGCCGAAGCTCGCCGCGCCGCGCAAGGATGCCTCGCGCCCGATGGCCTGGCCTGCCGCGGTCAAGAACGGCACGCACCTCGTCCAGCTCGGCTCGTTCTCTAGCGAGGCCAATGCCCGCCGCGCCGTGGGAATCCTCACCGCGCGCAGCCCCGAGCTGCGCGGCTACCAGATGACGATCACGCCTGCGGTGGTGAACGGCAAGAACTTCTGGCGCGTCGCCGCCGCCGGCTTCAACGGCGGCTCGGCCTCGAGCCTCTGCTCGGGCCTCAAGAGCCGCGGCAACGTCTGCTTCGCCTATGCGGCGAACCGGGCGCCCGCCGGCCAGGTCCAACCGTCCTTCGCCGTCAACCTCGGCGGTGGCCGGGCCCGCGCCCGCTAA
- a CDS encoding dihydroorotase family protein yields MSAAPPLVIANGLLMLPEDAPAKGAVRVEGGRIAALGDSVDQADARVVDAKGAIIAPGLVDLGVFAIDKPAFHFGGVTRAALMPDQSPPLDRPSTVRYAAQSGKPDFWVHPLGAATRGLEGVELAEIAMMRDAGAKAVATGRRWIGDSGTMLRLLRYCAMLGLVVVSHAEDGGLTGNAVATAGEMATRLGLPSAPAEAEALAIARDIALAEMSGARLHFRQVTTAAGLTLVRAAKTRGVSVTAGVTPAHFMLSDIAVADFRTFARLSPPLRSEADRQAVRAALADGTIDVITSGHDPRGPEDKRLPFADAEPGMAGAETLLPLTLSLVRDGVIDLTRAFRLLAGNPAQLLGLDAGVLRVGAEADLAIIDPDRPWIVDSDKMAAAAGNTPFDKQPVQGRVLALYKGGMPAGSNHLDR; encoded by the coding sequence ATGAGCGCGGCCCCTCCTCTCGTCATCGCCAATGGCCTGCTGATGCTGCCCGAGGACGCGCCGGCCAAGGGCGCGGTGCGCGTCGAGGGCGGCCGGATCGCCGCGCTGGGCGACAGCGTCGATCAGGCTGATGCCCGCGTGGTCGATGCCAAAGGCGCAATCATCGCCCCCGGCCTCGTCGACCTCGGTGTCTTCGCGATCGACAAGCCGGCCTTCCATTTCGGCGGCGTGACCCGCGCCGCGCTGATGCCCGACCAGAGCCCGCCGCTGGATAGGCCCTCGACCGTCCGTTACGCCGCGCAGTCGGGTAAGCCGGACTTCTGGGTCCATCCGCTGGGCGCCGCGACGCGCGGGCTCGAGGGCGTCGAACTCGCCGAGATCGCGATGATGCGCGATGCCGGGGCCAAGGCGGTAGCCACCGGGCGGCGCTGGATCGGCGATTCCGGGACGATGCTCCGCCTGCTGCGCTACTGCGCGATGCTCGGCCTCGTCGTCGTCAGCCACGCCGAGGACGGCGGACTGACCGGCAATGCCGTCGCCACCGCCGGCGAGATGGCAACGCGGCTCGGCCTGCCCTCGGCACCGGCTGAGGCCGAAGCGCTGGCCATCGCTCGCGACATCGCGCTCGCCGAGATGAGCGGCGCGCGGCTCCATTTCCGCCAGGTCACGACCGCCGCCGGGCTCACGCTGGTGCGCGCCGCCAAGACCCGCGGCGTTTCGGTCACCGCCGGGGTGACGCCGGCGCATTTCATGCTCTCGGACATCGCGGTGGCCGACTTCCGCACTTTCGCCCGGCTATCGCCCCCCCTTCGCTCGGAAGCCGACCGGCAGGCGGTACGCGCTGCGCTCGCCGATGGGACGATCGACGTCATTACCTCGGGCCACGATCCGCGCGGCCCCGAGGACAAGCGCCTGCCCTTCGCCGATGCCGAGCCCGGCATGGCCGGCGCCGAGACGCTGCTGCCGTTGACGCTCAGCCTCGTACGCGACGGGGTGATCGACCTGACCCGCGCCTTCCGCCTGCTCGCGGGCAATCCCGCGCAACTACTGGGGCTCGATGCCGGCGTGCTGCGGGTGGGCGCCGAGGCCGACCTCGCGATCATCGATCCCGATCGGCCGTGGATCGTCGATTCGGACAAGATGGCGGCCGCCGCCGGCAATACGCCGTTCGACAAGCAGCCGGTCCAGGGCCGCGTCCTCGCGCTCTACAAGGGCGGCATGCCCGCAGGCAGCAACCACCTCGACAGATAA
- a CDS encoding ParA family protein, producing MRVLALASQKGGSGKTTLSGHLAVQAQRAGAGPVVLIDIDPQGSLADWWNEREAELPAFAQTTVARLANDLQVLRQQGFKLAVIDTPPAITMAIQSVISVAELIVVPTRPSPHDLRAVGATVDLCERAGKPLIFVVNAATAKAKITSEAAVALSQHGTVAPITLHHRTDFAASMIDGRTVMECDPNGRSANEVAGLWNYIADRLEKNFRRTVFAPPSAVAVPGAHRPTGGFGRRVAGS from the coding sequence TTGCGCGTATTGGCATTGGCATCGCAGAAGGGCGGTTCGGGCAAGACAACCCTGTCGGGGCATCTCGCCGTCCAGGCCCAGCGCGCCGGCGCAGGGCCGGTCGTCCTGATCGACATCGATCCGCAGGGCTCGCTCGCCGACTGGTGGAACGAGCGTGAGGCCGAACTGCCGGCTTTCGCGCAGACCACGGTCGCGCGGCTGGCGAACGATCTCCAGGTTCTGCGCCAGCAGGGCTTCAAGCTTGCGGTCATCGACACGCCGCCGGCGATCACCATGGCGATCCAGAGCGTGATCTCGGTCGCCGAGCTGATCGTCGTCCCGACGCGTCCGAGCCCGCACGACCTGCGCGCCGTCGGCGCCACGGTCGATCTCTGCGAGCGTGCGGGCAAGCCGCTGATCTTCGTGGTCAACGCCGCGACGGCCAAGGCCAAGATCACGTCGGAAGCCGCTGTCGCGCTGTCGCAGCACGGCACCGTCGCGCCGATCACGCTGCACCACCGCACCGACTTCGCCGCCTCGATGATCGACGGCCGCACGGTGATGGAATGCGATCCCAACGGCCGCTCGGCCAACGAGGTCGCCGGTCTGTGGAACTACATCGCCGACCGCCTCGAGAAGAATTTCCGCCGTACCGTGTTCGCTCCGCCCAGCGCGGTCGCCGTTCCGGGCGCCCACCGTCCGACCGGCGGCTTCGGACGCCGCGTCGCCGGCTCGTAA
- a CDS encoding aspartate carbamoyltransferase catalytic subunit produces MTSPELPHAGRYPAGSLAFPHRGLLGIAGLAPHEILFLLDEAEQWVELNRQPQKRDESLAGLTIINAFFENSTRTLLSFEIAGKRLGADVVNMQVAQSSVKKGETLIDTAMTLNAMRADAMVIRHGSSGAVRLIADKVNCPVLNAGDGQHEHPTQGLLDALTIRHALRGKTNGEFNGLTITICGDILHSRVARSNIHCLTTLGAEVRVCAPPALMPAGIEEMKVTPFHDFDAALKGADVVMMLRLQQERMSGQFIPSPREYRHLYGLTLDRLAKAQPDALVMHPGPMNRGVEIDSNVADLVDRSVITRQVEMGVAIRMACLDVLTRKARKLEGWT; encoded by the coding sequence ATGACATCGCCAGAACTCCCTCACGCGGGCCGCTATCCGGCAGGCTCGCTGGCCTTCCCGCACCGCGGGCTGCTCGGCATCGCCGGCCTTGCGCCGCACGAGATCCTGTTCCTGCTCGACGAGGCCGAGCAATGGGTCGAGCTCAACCGGCAGCCGCAGAAGCGCGACGAGAGCCTGGCCGGCCTCACCATCATCAACGCCTTCTTCGAGAACTCGACGCGCACGCTCTTGAGCTTCGAGATAGCCGGCAAGCGGCTCGGCGCCGACGTCGTCAACATGCAGGTGGCGCAGTCGAGCGTGAAGAAGGGCGAGACGCTGATCGACACGGCTATGACGCTCAACGCGATGCGCGCCGACGCCATGGTCATCCGCCACGGCAGTTCGGGCGCCGTGCGGCTGATCGCCGACAAGGTGAACTGCCCGGTGCTCAATGCCGGCGACGGCCAGCATGAGCACCCGACCCAGGGCCTGCTCGACGCGCTGACGATCCGTCATGCCCTGCGCGGCAAGACCAACGGCGAATTCAACGGCCTGACGATCACGATCTGCGGCGACATCCTGCACAGCCGCGTCGCACGCTCGAACATCCATTGCCTGACCACGCTCGGCGCCGAAGTCCGCGTCTGCGCCCCGCCCGCGCTGATGCCCGCGGGGATCGAGGAGATGAAGGTCACGCCGTTCCACGATTTCGACGCAGCGCTGAAAGGCGCCGACGTGGTCATGATGCTGCGGCTCCAGCAGGAACGCATGTCGGGCCAGTTCATCCCCAGCCCGCGCGAATACCGCCACCTCTATGGCCTGACGCTCGACCGACTGGCCAAGGCCCAGCCCGATGCGCTGGTCATGCACCCCGGCCCAATGAACCGCGGCGTGGAGATCGACAGCAACGTCGCCGATCTGGTCGACCGATCGGTGATCACCCGCCAGGTCGAGATGGGAGTCGCCATCCGCATGGCCTGCCTCGATGTGCTGACACGAAAAGCGCGCAAGCTGGAGGGCTGGACATGA